The genomic stretch TGAAGCGGGTTCCGATTCCAGCAGCAGGGACCCTGAAAAAGCAGTGGGAAGAACTCATTCTTGAAAGATCAAAGAACAGCTCCGTTCGGGCTGCTGGTGAATATTCGCGTCTGTACCAAGCTGTGGGGTCACAGGGTCTCTGGCTCTCGCTCCCTCTGCACTCAGCCCTGGGGCAGTCCAGAGCACTCCATCTAACACATGGAATTACTTCAGTTCATCAGCTGAAGCTCGCTAAATGAACACAGCTCAGCTGGGGAGCCCTCCCACTCTGTGTGGTTCCTGACAtctattcctgctgctcagTTCTCACCATTTAGGTTCAGCTCACCCTGAGGTGACACAGTGTTTGTTTTCGCACTTGTGTGAGAACTGCGCCGAACCATTCCACACAAAAGACCTGGGCTGTCCACTGATCATCTTGGAGTCTAAGTATTCCGACCAGTTTTCTAGTTCAGACTGGGCAGTATTAATGTGTACATTGGTAAAAAAGTGCACACAAGTCTGataaatctttgttttcttccatcaaGCTTGCAGTCCCTTTATTCAGGCAGCCAGATGTTACGCCAGACCCgtgagaagaaagaggaaaggtaTGTCAGGATTAACGGGACCACGGGGCAAAATGTTTCGCATTTACGTTACCAGAGCTGTACCCTAATGCTGCAGTTCAGAGCTCTGGCTTTGTACAGCTCTTCCTCAAATGTTAAATCTTCTCCTTGCAGAAATCCCCAGCCATTTGGATGATCTTCCTCCCACAATGATCAAGAAAGATTATGCCAATGTCCCAATAATAGACAGGTATGATACAGGGAATGGGAATGACTGGTCTCTTGAGAGAACACAACCACACTACGCAGAAGCTGTTACCTGCTCAGTAATTAATTAATGTTCTGTGGTCTCTGGTATGCAATTTAgcacaaaacccacaaagttGTTTTGAAAGTCAAATTAGCAAAAGCAGTCACTCGTTAGGGGTATGGAATGTTTTTGTTTACTTAATATGAGATTAAGTGCTCGTTGCCCACAGCCTCTGTGGACTTTGTAATccataggaaaaagaaataatcttgcAATACTAGAAATAAGCTTCTTAGAAGTAATCTGTGCCTGTCTTGAGCTCAGGTGCTGGAGGATGTGTAGTTAACTCAGGATGAGTGTCTGCTTCTGAAGGGAGTTCAGCATTTTAATGCTTTGATTCCAGAGCTGCTCACGTCTGGTGCATTGAGGGCCCCCAGTGGCGTATCTGAGACTTTCGCAGATCTTTGCAGCAGCCAGTCTTAAAATGAATTGTTTTGTCCTTATGCACTTGCCTGGGGGTTAATCTTCAGCAACCAGTTTGCACATAATGTCGTTTTCGAATTGGGTAAAATGTCATTGTGATTTGGAATAACTGTGCCGcccacagcagcaaaactaCTTGATGCTTTGTAATCTCAGCCACGATTTTTTGTAGGAATGCAAGAAACAGTTGATGGCTGACAGGTTTGGAAGGGAGGAGAGTTGCTGGAAATTTGTAGACTAAAAGCTGAGGAAAGTTACTGTGTTCTGGAAACCTACCCTCATTTCTGTTgttaaatattctttatttccagcttaTAAACTAATCTGCAATCTCTTTGCAGTGTTGATGATGTGGTAAAAAGACTCTTGTCTCTGGAGATGGCCAGCCAGGTTAGTTTCATTCTACCTGCATAAAAACCTACAAGATTTAGTGAGCACGTTTGTGGAGGACATCTGTGTTCATAAATGCCCTTGATGTGTTGCTTGGTGACTGCAGATCTGGGGCTGTTAAATACATGAGGGTGATAAGTCTTTTATGCTCTTAAAATTTATCATGCAGTCTTCTTTATGGTAATAGTTGCATGCtaaaaggagggaagaaagtaTGGGGCAGTGGCAGGCGGACGAGCTATGCGCTCTTGCTGCTGAGGCTTGGCCTGTGTTCCAGAAAACAGTACCGTGGGCAGCAAATGTGCTTCACGTTACGTTTACTTTTTGTATGCccagaaaacacagcaagtgTGTCATAAGGTAGCACAAAGATCTTACGTTTCTTGCTGCTTACCACTTAAGcttaaaaagatgcaaaaagtAGAGGCTTCAGTTCTCTCTTCCATTTGTGAGCAGCAGGGCCTCCGCAACACGCCCCTGTAACCTCGGGAGGGGGCTGTGCCTGCACTCCTGGTTTGAACAGTGGCGATTCCCTGTTCTGCTGAGATCTTTTTGTGCCACTTCCCTGTACTCTGAGTGCTGTCCTGCAAGCGGtaggtccttttctgcagcacTTCTTAAGCATTTTGTGGTGGACGTTAAGCAAAGCTAGTAATTACAAAGCTTTTATCTCTGGGCATTTGGGAAGAGAACTGGGGTGTCTCAGACCTATTGTGTTCCTGACTGACAAACTCTTTTCTGTTAtccacagaaagagaagatgaaaataaagataCAGCAGCTGGTGGAGAAGGTCAGGAGGTCTCCCAGCGACAATGGCTCCTTTGAGGTGCAAGGTAAGTGAAAAAGTAGAAGTGTATTGTTGGCAGATGATACATCTCTGCTTTTATTCCGCTGTTCCCACCCCGGCACTTCAAGTTTCCTGTATCAGGGAGAAGAATCTCCTTCAGGAGATTCTGCAGCATGCCCTGGGGACCTGCTCGGGGTTCGGGTGCCACCCGTGCCTGTGCTGGCTGGTAGATGTCTGCTGGGAGGATTGTCAAACTCCTGCTCCAGATCCGCCCTCCAAAGGCAGAGCGTGCGCTATTCTGCGTGCAGCCCTGATACAATGTGAAGCATCGCACTGCATTCATTACCAACACAAACTACTCAATTTAGCCATGGAACCCAAGTGTCCCTCTGCATCAGAGAGCTCTGGCTGGAGCGCAGCGCAGGGACAAAGGCCATGCTGCTGGTGCCCAAGCTGTCCTCCTTTAGCGTTTCTAAAGGCCTCGGTTTCTCAGGTGCCACCAGCACCTTTCTCCAAAGCCTGAAATCACAGTGCTCTGGCTGCTGTTCTTTGAAGGAACTTCTTCATTTGTGTCTGTTCCTCCAAAGCTTAATCCAAGTGAGGCGAAAGGAATGTGAAGCCTTCAGTAATTGAGTGCAAGAGACGTTTTATAGATGAATTCATGATCTGTTGCTAAAATGTTAACCTCTAGTTAAGCAGCTTCGTAATGGTAACAGTCCTACCTCTGGTTTATGTAGGTTGTATTTTGTCGTTTGTTTTGCGCTCGCTCGGGGCTGTGTGGCAATGTttgctgtggtgctgtgggtgccCATAACAGTTTGAGGGGAATGCAAAtgctgctggagagctgctgctctcacaTGGCTTCTTTTGTCTGTTCTTTATAGTTGCTATATTGACTGCCAAGATACGCACTTACGAGGAGCATCTCCAGAGGCATCCCAAGGTAACAGCCGCCTGAAACCGCACACGAGTTGAAAACCATCTTCAGGGCTGGGGGAGGACAGTGCAGACACAGAATGGAGAAAGCAATTTCAGTGAAAAGTAAATTAAGTCTTCTCAGATCTCCTTGTAGTGACCTAATGTGCTTGCAGTATCTGCCAAGAAAAATTGTTCTAAGATGCTGTCCTTAACCTGATTGTTTCCCTTCAGCCACAATCTGGTCTATTCTAAGTAATTTACTGTAATGGAAGTATAATCTGTCTGCAATCTAGTGAACCCTGAGTCCTTTGCAGGATAAAAGTAACCGCCGCCGCATGCTGATGGCTATAGATCGCCGGAGGAAGCTACTGGCATATCTGCGCCGCGTCCGCTTTGATACTTTTGAGAACACTTGCAAGCAGTTGAACATCCAGTACAGCCCCCCCCCGGCCTACTCCAGGAGGATCACCAAGCGCTGGCTGGTGAAGAAAGCTTTCTGCCTCAAGGTACGGACAGTCTGGAGAGAGCCacaaagctggaggagaaaaaaatctcttcgTAGAAGGGTAGAATTAAGACACAAAAGACTGTTAGAAAAATCCTTTTAATGCACGCTTTGAGTTTGAGGAGGCAATGATAATGTTTGTAGACAAATGCATAAGGTTGACAAAGATCTCCATGCACGACAGGTAGCGGGCAGTGAcacctgtgctgcagctgtgctgagcatGAGAACTTCACGTTGTGCTGCCAGTTTGCTCAGAAATGTATCACtcaaaccagcttttttttcccagagccTGGTATGGGAACTAATAAGTGAGACAATTAAATTTGGTGGCAGCTTTGCAACAGAAATGTGGGTATGCCCACTGTCTACGTCATTGTAAGAGCTGTGCCTGATACCCCTTGGTGTAACTGAGCAGGATCAAAAAGCTGGACATGCATTCAGTCTGTAAATACTGAATTTCAGTCCACTAAAAGATAATCAAAAGACGGGGCAGCTGTAATGGAAGAGCTCCCTGAAAACAGGGCTGGTTGGAGTCCCGGGGCTAATCCTGCCACACGCCGTCTGCTGGCCGTGGCACCGGGATCTGCTTcatctctccctttctcccctccttctgctcctcccGCAGGTTTTCCAGGAGGCGCAGAAGCTGAAAGCACCTGAGAGGCTGAAGCAAAGGAGAGAGCGGCAAGAgagagccagggctgccagggaGGAAGCGGCGCGGTGCGAGGGGACACCCGTGTAGCGGCACATCGCGGCCGGTCTCTGACAATAAACGACATGAAGCCTCTTTGCTCATGTGTGAGCGCTCTGCGCCATGGCTGAGGTTCCTGGTGACACGGTTTAGTGACAGcgttgggttaacggttggaccgGATGATctggagggtctcttccaaccaaaatgattctgtggcgAGCACCCGGAGAAGCGCAATGGGTGGTTTAAGCATTTTAGAAGTTACATTTGAGGCTGGTGCTCCAGGCTGTGTTGTGAGCGGTTCGATGGGTGCGAGGGGAGGCTCGGGGGGTTCACCCATGGGGAGGGATGTCTGGATGTGAACAGCCCCccagtccccatgtcccctgagGCTGCGGGATCGCGCTGTCAGACA from Caloenas nicobarica isolate bCalNic1 chromosome 23, bCalNic1.hap1, whole genome shotgun sequence encodes the following:
- the MRPS15 gene encoding small ribosomal subunit protein uS15m encodes the protein MLALRTALGRCLAGPARPGAACSPFIQAARCYARPVRRKRKEIPSHLDDLPPTMIKKDYANVPIIDSVDDVVKRLLSLEMASQKEKMKIKIQQLVEKVRRSPSDNGSFEVQVAILTAKIRTYEEHLQRHPKDKSNRRRMLMAIDRRRKLLAYLRRVRFDTFENTCKQLNIQYSPPPAYSRRITKRWLVKKAFCLKVFQEAQKLKAPERLKQRRERQERARAAREEAARCEGTPV